A window of the Chanodichthys erythropterus isolate Z2021 chromosome 21, ASM2448905v1, whole genome shotgun sequence genome harbors these coding sequences:
- the gmppab gene encoding mannose-1-phosphate guanyltransferase alpha-B: MLKAIILIGGPQKGTRFRPLSFEVPKPLFPVAGVPMLQHHIEACAQVPDMKEIILIGFYQPNDELNRFISCAQQEFKIPIRYLQEFAALGTGGGIYHFRDQILSGGPAAFFLMNADVCSEFPLREMLRFHRQHGEDHCGVLLGTTANRTQSLNYGCIVENHETNEVLHFVEKPSTFVSDIINCGIYLFTPDIFGQIGMVFQRNQQERIQEELTNGKQMPEVIRLEQDIFTTLAGQKKLFVYKTQHFWSQIKSAGSAIYASRLYLKQYHQTHPERLATNQDKTPKIIGDVYIHPTANIDPSAVLGPNVSIGKGVTIGGGVRVRESIILHGAVLQDHCCVLNSIVGWDSTVGKWARVEGTPSDPNPNDPYAKIDSETLFRDGGLTPSITILGCNVNIPSEVIIRNSIVLPHKDLNRSFKNQIIL, translated from the exons ATGTTAAAAGCGATTATCCTAATTGGGGGCCCTCAAAAAG GGACCAGGTTCCGCCCCCTGTCATTCGAGGTGCCCAAACCGCTGTTCCCTGTGGCAGGAGTTCCCATGCTGCAGCATCACATAGAAGCCTGTGCTCAA GTTCCTGATATGAAAGAGATCATACTAATAGGATTTTATCAGCCCAATGATGAGCTGAACCGCTTCATTTCTTGTGCTCAGCAGGAGTTTAAAATCCCAATAAG GTACCTGCAGGAGTTTGCCGCCTTGGGTACAGGTGGCGGGATCTATCACTTTCGTGACCAGATCCTGTCTGGCGGTCCGGCTGCATTTTTCCTCATGAATGCTGATGTGTGCTCTGAGTTCCCCTTGCGGGAAATGCTCCGGTTCCACCGCCAACATGGCGAGGATCATTGCGGAGTCTTACTCGGAACTACA GCCAATAGAACACAATCTCTGAACTACGGCTGCATTGTGGAAAATCATGAGACAAATGAG GTGCTCCATTTTGTGGAGAAACCCAGTACTTTTGTAAGTGACATTATCAACTGTGGTATCTATTTGTTCACACCAGATATATTTGGTCAGATTGGGATGGTTTTCCAGAGGAACCAGCAAGAGAGAATCCA AGAAGAGCTCACTAATGGCAAGCAGATGCCAGAGGTGATTCGGCTGGAACAGGATATCTTTACAACCCTAGCAGGACAGAAAAAACTCTTTGTCTACAAAACACAGCATTTCTGGAGTCAGATCAAGTCTGCAGG GTCAGCAATATATGCGAGTCGTTTGTACCTCAAGCAGTATCATCAGACACATCCTGAGAGACTGGCCACAAACCAAGACAAAACTCCCAAAATAATAG GAGATGTTTATATCCACCCTACAGCAAACATTGATCCCTCTGCTGTG TTGGGTCCTAACGTTTCAATTGGCAAAGGGGTGACGATTGGAGGAGGCGTAAGAGTGAGGGAGTCCATCATTTTACATGGAGCCGTGTTACAG GACCACTGTTGTGTGTTGAACAGTATTGTTGGGTGGGACAGTACAGTGGGAAAGTGGGCAAGAGTTGAAGGAACTCCAAGTGATCCCAATCCCAACGATCCTTATGCCAAGATTGACAGCGAGACTCTGTTCAGGGACGGAGGTCTAACCCCATCCATCACCATCCTTG GCTGCAATGTGAATATCCCATCAGAGGTCATCATTCGAAACTCTATCGTCTTGCCTCATAAAGATCTCAACAGGAGCTTCAAAAACCAGATTATACTATAG